A region of the Bacteroidales bacterium genome:
ACAACTTCTTTTCAAAACTTTTAGAGGACAATCCGGTACTTTCAGAAAATATCCAAAATTTGCTTTCGGTTAGAAACCTTATAATAGTTATTGCGTTAGGTGTTTTTACAGTTGTAGTATATCTTTTAATACTGAAATACAGTAAAAAAGCGCAAAATATTATTAAAAAGATTTTTGATAAGATTACAACATTAAAAGAGGGACTTCTTTCAATTTTTAAACTCAAAAATCCTGCGCTTTATATCTTCTATTCGCTGTTGATATGGGTTTTGTATTTTATAGTTATGTGCCTAACATTCAAAGCCTTTTCGTTTGCCGGTAATGTTCAGTTTACAATAAATCAAATGCTTGTAGTGTTCCTGATTGGTAGTTATGGAATGCTTGCACCCGTTCAAGGCGGTATTGGTGCTTATCACTTTATGGTTATAGCTGCGTTAACTGTTTATGGTATTGGTAGTACTGATGCGCGAATGTTTGCGCTTATAGCTCACGCTGTTAGTATGGTGGTTGTAGTAATTGTTGGATTTACAAGCCTTGTTTTGCTTCCCATATCAAACAGAAACAAATCAATTAGCAATTAGCAATGTGCAATTAACAATTTTCTTTACAATCCCTTAAATTCTACCTTCTACCTTCTGACTTCTAATTTTTAATTTTTTTAAATATCTTTACCAATATTTAAAAAATCCCGATTTATGAACAATCTCGACTTAATAATCAGCAAACTACACACTGTTGAATCAATACAAAGAGTGCTTGCATACTGGCGGTTTAAAAACCGAAAAGTGGTTTTCAGTAATGGCTGTTTTGATATTTTACATCGTGGTCATGTTGAATATTTAGCTCAGGCGGCTGATTTTGGCGACCATTTAGTTATTGGATTAAACACTGATGCCTCGGTGCGCCGTCTTAAAGGACCTGAAAGACCTTTGCAGGACGAGGTTGCCCGCTCGTTGGTTTTGGCTTCACTCAATTTTGTCGATGCTGTAATTTTGTTTGATGAGGACACACCATACAATCTTATTAAGGCAGTGCAACCTGATTTTTTGGTTAAAGGCAACGACTACAAACCCGAAGATATTGTAGGCTACGATATTGTTAAAGCTAAAGGGGGCGAGGTTGTTACAATAAATCTTGTAGAGGGTTATTCGACAACATCGGTTATAGAGCGAATGAAAAAATAGCAAATTCACAAAAATGAAAAACCCATTTTTTGAAAAATATGCAAAGACAATAACTGCAGTATACTTACTAATCTTTCTGCTTAGAGTGATTGAAACTGCTCTAATAACATATAATTATGGGTTTGATAATAAGATTGTTGTCTCTGAATGTTTTGGCCTGTTTAGGGATATTTTTGGTGTAACTTTTTTTATAGTAGCATATGGTTTTATTAGTTTTTTGCTGTCAAAGTTTAAATCAAATGTCCTACGGGTAGTCAATATAACTCTGTTAGTTGCTTTAACCCTGATTTCTCTTTTAACCATTGTATACTTTGCATACAGACTTACCACTTTAGATATATTTTTGTACCAATACTCAATTCGTGAGATACTATTTACGGTAACAACCTTTCCAATAAATATTTTTCAAATTTCGATAGGCTTAATTGTAATAGTACTGGTCGTGCTTTTATTTGCATGGCTGATCAATAAAGTCCGTTTTAATAGGATTTGTCTGAAATTTTTATACTCTTTTGTGTTGTTATCAATGCCTCTGTTTTTTCTGTTTAACAGATTGTGGAGAAGTAACTTAGACGAGTACTCACTTAATAAGCCAATCTTCTTTATCGGAGAATCAATTAGATATGCGTTAAAATCTGAAGAAGCAATAACTGTTGATACTGAAAAATTTAGAGAAATATATCCTGAAAAAGATTTTATAAGTGATGATTTTCCGTTGGCTCACAGAGCAAAACGAGAAAATGAACTTGGTAAATATTTTAACAAGTTTACTACTAAGCCCAATATTGTAATACTAATAGTGGAAGGATTGAGCGATGACTTTATTCATGAATATAAAGGCTCACAATTAATGCCTTTCTTAAGTCAGCTAAAAGATAGCAGCCTTTATTGGAAACGTTGTTTTACGTTAGGAGAAAGGTCTTTTGCCGTTGTCCCCTCTGTTTTGGGAGGGTTACCATACGGAAATAAGGGATTTACGCAGCAAAAAAAGCTTCCACGTCATTTGTCGCTTATCTCAATATTAAGTGTGAATGACTATTATACATCTTTTTACTACGGATTAGGTGCATGGTTTTACTCAAAGAGCAGGTTTTTCAGATATAATAATATCGACTTAATTTTCGATAAAAGCAGGTTCTCAGATAGTTATTCTAAAATAATTGTTGGAGAAGATAAGTTCTTTTGGGGTTATAATGACAGGGATTTATTTATGCAATCGTTGGAGGTTATTGATACTTTAAAACAGTCGCCACGACTGGATATTTATTTTACGGGAACAAGCCACTCTCCATTTGTTATAGACAACGAAGAGTATTATGACAGTATATATAAACAGCTCACCAAACAACCATACGAGAAGTTTTTTCAAACATATTCAACGTTTTTAAAAACATTGTTGTTCGTTGACGATGCTATAAAAGAGTACTTTGAAGAGTACAAAAAACGGCAAGATTATGAAAACACTATTTTTATAATCACAGGCGACCATCCAATGAATGAGATTCCGGTAAAGAACCCGTTAAAAAGATATCATGTTCCACTGCTGATCTTTTCTGATAAATTAAAAGAGTCACAATCTTTTACCAATACAGTAAGTCATTTGGATATTCCGGAGGCAATACTATCGTTTCTGCAGGATTATTTAACACATATTCCAACAATTAGCACATCTCTAGGAGGGCAGTTAATATATAACGAAAATGAGTTTCCAAAAAACATCGCTTTCATGAATGATAAACGCCAGGTTGTGGAATTTTTATCGGGCAACTACTACTTATCAGGCGACAAGCTATACCGTGTTGATTCTTTGTTAAATATTGAAGAAATTGATAACATATCCATCAAGTCAAATCTTGAAAAGAAGCTGAGTGTTTTTAAGAATATGAGTCTTTATGTTACCCGAGAGGATAAGATTATATCGAAAGAGGATTATAACAAAGAACTTAAAATTAATGAAAAATGATTATCTGCATTTATGCAGCGGGTTATGTACTCAATAAAAAACCTCTGTCCCACCACAATAAAGCGATAGGACAGAGGCAAAAAAATGTCTAGAAAACTATTTACACTATCTTTTTTCCCTAAAAATAATCTCTGCCTGATTATTGAGAAAATAAACTGCTATGTCATTTTTGCCAACTGAAACTACAGCAAAGCCTTGTTCTTTACTGCAAAACTGTGTACCTTCAATAGGTTTCACCTTGCGAGTGCTGGCAATTGACGAAATGGTAAAGTAACCAACAGGGCTATCTTGCTTACGAATTGCTTGAAAATTGTGGATATGTCCACTAAAATAGTAGTCCACCTTGTGCTTGCGAAGCAATGGATCTACATAACGTTGCATGTCATCGCGCTCGCATATATCCTTATTTGTTTCTGCATATACAGG
Encoded here:
- a CDS encoding flippase-like domain-containing protein; translated protein: MKKKIVNAFKFLLFIGIGIFLFWKLYKDQSIDDLIEASKNLNYYWLILAAIVSVGSHLVRAIRWELALTSIEKKASRSNLFHAVMVGYLVNLAIPRLGEVTRAAVLKKYEKISFTGGFGTIIAERIVDLIIIIGITVVVIFYNDNFFSKLLEDNPVLSENIQNLLSVRNLIIVIALGVFTVVVYLLILKYSKKAQNIIKKIFDKITTLKEGLLSIFKLKNPALYIFYSLLIWVLYFIVMCLTFKAFSFAGNVQFTINQMLVVFLIGSYGMLAPVQGGIGAYHFMVIAALTVYGIGSTDARMFALIAHAVSMVVVVIVGFTSLVLLPISNRNKSISN
- the rfaE2 gene encoding D-glycero-beta-D-manno-heptose 1-phosphate adenylyltransferase; its protein translation is MNNLDLIISKLHTVESIQRVLAYWRFKNRKVVFSNGCFDILHRGHVEYLAQAADFGDHLVIGLNTDASVRRLKGPERPLQDEVARSLVLASLNFVDAVILFDEDTPYNLIKAVQPDFLVKGNDYKPEDIVGYDIVKAKGGEVVTINLVEGYSTTSVIERMKK
- a CDS encoding sulfatase-like hydrolase/transferase, with the protein product MKNPFFEKYAKTITAVYLLIFLLRVIETALITYNYGFDNKIVVSECFGLFRDIFGVTFFIVAYGFISFLLSKFKSNVLRVVNITLLVALTLISLLTIVYFAYRLTTLDIFLYQYSIREILFTVTTFPINIFQISIGLIVIVLVVLLFAWLINKVRFNRICLKFLYSFVLLSMPLFFLFNRLWRSNLDEYSLNKPIFFIGESIRYALKSEEAITVDTEKFREIYPEKDFISDDFPLAHRAKRENELGKYFNKFTTKPNIVILIVEGLSDDFIHEYKGSQLMPFLSQLKDSSLYWKRCFTLGERSFAVVPSVLGGLPYGNKGFTQQKKLPRHLSLISILSVNDYYTSFYYGLGAWFYSKSRFFRYNNIDLIFDKSRFSDSYSKIIVGEDKFFWGYNDRDLFMQSLEVIDTLKQSPRLDIYFTGTSHSPFVIDNEEYYDSIYKQLTKQPYEKFFQTYSTFLKTLLFVDDAIKEYFEEYKKRQDYENTIFIITGDHPMNEIPVKNPLKRYHVPLLIFSDKLKESQSFTNTVSHLDIPEAILSFLQDYLTHIPTISTSLGGQLIYNENEFPKNIAFMNDKRQVVEFLSGNYYLSGDKLYRVDSLLNIEEIDNISIKSNLEKKLSVFKNMSLYVTREDKIISKEDYNKELKINEK